The following is a genomic window from Molothrus ater isolate BHLD 08-10-18 breed brown headed cowbird chromosome 19, BPBGC_Mater_1.1, whole genome shotgun sequence.
GAGGTGTTGCGCAGCCGTTCGCGGCCTTGGGTTCTCCGGGAGCGCGGCGGACAGGCCGGGCCTTGCCTACGTGCCCTGAGTCACGGCCGGTTCCCATCCCCCACCATTGCAcctccctcccccccaccccggGGCGGCCcgggaggaaggaggaggcgGCGTGACTCAGTCGGCTTTCCCCGGGGACGGGAGCGGCTGGGCCGCgaggcgggggcggcggggtAACCGTTACCCCTCCTCCCCGTCCCGGGGGAGGCCGCTGGCCGCCTGCCCGCCGCGGGGGAGGGGGGCATTTGGAGCGTGAGGGAATCGGCCGCTGCGGCGTCGGGCCTGGGGGTCACGGGGATAGCCGGGCCCCGGTGTCACGCGTCTGTGTCTCTGTAGGTAAGTGAGGAAAAATGGCCCGTACAAAGCAGACCGCCCGCAAGTCCACTGGGGGGAAGGCGCCGCGCAAGCAGCTGGCCACGAAGGCGGCCCGGAAAAGCGCCCCCTCTACTGGCGGCGTCAAGAAGCCTCACCGCTACAGGTAAGGCCCTCGGCTCGGCCCCGGCTgccgcagcccctgccccgcctCACCgccccttcctccctcttccaTCCAGGCCGGGAACCGTCGCGCTCCGTGAGATCCGTCGTTATCAGAAATCTACGGAGCTGCTGATCCGCAAGCTGCCCTTCCAGCGGCTGGTCAGGGAAATCGCCCAAGATTTCAAAACAGATTTGAGGTTCCAGAGTGCGGCCATCGGTGCTCTGCAGGTACTGCcgagggcaggctgggctgcgGTGCCGGGGGAGCTGCGCTGAGCGTTTTTAACAACGTTTCTTGTGCTCTTGAAACAGGAGGCCAGCGAGGCATATCTGGTGGGTCTGTTTGAAGACACAAACCTGTGTGCCATCCATGCCAAGAGAGTCACCATCATGCCCAAAGATATCCAGTTGGCTCGCAGGATACGGGGAGAGAGGGCTTAAGTGAAGGCTGTTTTTATGGTGTTTTGTAGTtaattctgtaaaatactttggttttaatttgtgACTTTTTTTGTAAGAAATTGTTTATAATATGTTGCATTTGTACTTAAGTCATTCCATCTTTCACTCAGGATGAATGCTAAAAGTGACTGTTCACATAAACCTCAGTGATGTTGAGCCTCGGGCTCGGGAGTGACAAGTTGCTAATATGCAGAAGGGATGGGTGTTCTTTCTTGCTTCTCATGCATGTTTCTGTATGTTAATGACTTGTTGGGTAGATAAACTTGTAAGGTACTAGAATTGATATAAATGTGTACAGGGTCCTTTTGCAATAAAACTGGTTATGACTTGATCCAAGTGTTTAACAATTGGGGCTGTTAGTCTGACCATGCATCACTGTGATCAAATGTGGACTTCCTTCAGAGGGTGAAACTTCAAGTCTTAACCACAGTGTAACTTACAGTTTCCTAAAAACGTAAACCTGGCAGCTATAGAATACACTATGTGCATTTATAATAGCTATTTTATATATTGTAGTGtcaacatttttaaattaaatgttttacaTTCACATGTGAGGAGTCTTTGTCATTTGGTTTGAATGGGCTTGAAGAAGCTTCTGCCTCCTACAGATTCCTGTaatcctgggctgctgctgtggcaacTAAACTTCTACTGGCACCAGAATGGAGAACTTTTGGAGTATTTTGGAGATTTTGTGCAGCTTGAGTCCTTGCTGTGCCCGGGGAGAGTGGAGCCCTACAGCTGTGTAGGGGTCAGGAGGACTGGCCCAGGCTGCAGTGgctttttgggggatttttctCTGATCAGGGCACAAGCTTAGCTCTAagttctttcttcctttttagtGGATGGGAAAGTTTATTTTGGAGTTATGACTGGTCTGGCTGAAGCAAAATCACCTGGCAGTTCCCGAGCAGTGGGGGGAGCGTTCCCATGGGATTGGGCTGTGCcagtcctggctctgcacaggcgCAGCTGATTGAGCACCCTGGGAGCAGATGGGCTGCTGAGCACACGGGTGGGTGCTCCATGGGATTCTCGTTTCCCATCCAGATTTTTGGATGGAATGTGACTGAACTCAAACCTTCACTTCAGGCTGGGCTAAGGCAGGCCCGGCTGGGCTGTGGTGGAGGAAAGTGCTCAGAGGTAATTAacactgctcagccctgccagaaCAGGCTCTACAAGtcaggctggagctgtcacagaaagcagcacagggaagtggttgagCCAGCCCGGCTTGATTTATTCCAGTGGAAATTTGCTGTTCTGGGGCAAGAGTAGCAGCGGTCCCCACCAGGTTCCAGTACCTGTGATCTCCCACCCAGGAtggtgaggaagaggatggtCTCCTACTACCGTGGTGAGGGAAGAGCATGAAATCCATCCCAACTCGCTCAGGAGGCAGGGCCTgcatccctcagctgctgctgggccggTGGTGCCTCATCGGTGGTGCCTCATCGTGCTCCTCTCCCTCAGACAAACCACTCTGTGCGCTTaaatcctgcagctggaggaacGGGCACTCCTCACAGCCTCCTCACCTCCCTGTCCTACACTGCTCCGAGCAAACCCAGCCCCGGCCTCGCAGCAGAGTCCTGCCACAATCCTGTTCTGAAATGGTTGATAGGTTTTAAACaagtattttcctctttttgctAAAGCTGTAGGGGAAAAGATTCCTTTGATACAAAGTAATTAGGTTCACAACTTAGACACAAAGTTAACCACCAGCTCAAACTCTGGGTGAGGCTCAGTGATCTCAGGTCAATCACCTTTCAACAGGGACCCTGCCTGCCAGGAATGTCCCCATGGGAAACGTGAGGATCCTCAGTGGCCCGTGTAATTCAGGAAGAACCACACAGCTTGCATTTAGGCCaattgaaaatgaaagattCCAAGATaggagtttttttttgtttggtgctgagctgcagtaggagcctcagctcctgcaagAAAAGTATGTTTAAAATAACATCCCTTGAAAACAGTATTTCCTCCAAGTCCTTACTAGAAACAATGAAGCAGCTGGGTATGCCTAGAAGCTGcttctttaaataaaatcattGTCAAGTGGTcctttataaaaaaaacccacatcagaaaaatatcaaaatatctCTTCAGCTTAGTAACCTGAACAAAAGGAATTAAGTCAGATCCTGCATGTGATGAACCAGAACAGAATTCCTGGTATTCCATGGTGTGACTGATGGCAGCTGAAGCCTTAAACCCTTCCCTTACCGATTGTCCCGATGATTTCCTCGCATTCTTGCTCAGAACTGGATGCAAACACCAGGCAGTCGAACGTGCTCCCGTCAGGGCTCTCGGGGGAAGAGCTAAAAATGGAAACACATCCATTATCCAGCCAGCTccgagcccagccctgcctcccgcCACAGCAGGACCttgtggctgctctgggcctCACTCAGAGGTTTCCCAGAGCCacatccctctgtgccctgccaggacccacAGGCAGCACTCACAGCACACAGAAGGCGAAGATCCTGGGGCTCCACGTGCAGCGTCCCacacaggagatggaggggtagggatggcagcacaggagctgtgcagggacagggaggggtaGGGATGGGGGCAcgggagctgtgcagggacagggaggggttgggatggcagcacaggagctgtgcagtgacagggaggggttgggatggcagcacaggagctgtgcagtgacagggaggggttgggatggcagcacaggagctgtgcagtgacagggaggggttgggatggcagcacaggagctgtgcagtgacagggaggggttgggatgggggcacgggagctgtgcagggcacagggaggggttgggatgggggcacgggagctgtgcagggacagggaggggttgggatgggggcacaggagctgtgcagggacagggaggggttgggatgggggcacgggagctgtgcagggacagggaggggttgggatggcagcacaggagctgtgcagggcacagagaggggttgggatgggggcacgggagctgtgcagggcacagagaggggttgggatgggggcacgggagctgtgcagggcacagggaggggctgTTTGGGGCTCTGGTCAGGCCCTGTCAGCCCCATTCCTGGTTTattctgtccccagctgggctcCCCATGCCACCAGATTGCCAGACCTTGGATGTCACTCACTCACCTTGGAAGAAGCCTTCTCCCGCACAAGGACTTCTGCCTCCTTCACATCAAATAAAACCTCCTGCAGGGGGATGAGGGGGAAGAAGCCCCgatcagcacagccctgagctctgtttTTAATCAGACACTCACCAGAGATTATCCAAATGCAGAGGTGACGAAGCACAGTCAGCCTCAGCTTTTTcaagttttctctctgctgccccTTTTTCCCCACCACCCAGTGCTTCCACACTTCAATCTTTTTACAAACAATGCCCAGAGGCTCAAACAACAGGGACCTGAGCCTTAAAGCACCCCTGGAATCAGGCTTAGCTTTCCCAGAGTTTTCCAAGTGATTTCCCGCATGTGgttgcattttttccttaatgcCCTTTCCTATCCTGGCTGCTGAGATGCTTCTGacctgaaaaaaccccacaggggTGATGGGGTGGCAAATATTCAGCCAAGCCATGTGAACCTGGAGCTGGAAAAAATATCCATGGCCTGCATTCT
Proteins encoded in this region:
- the LOC118693641 gene encoding histone H3.3A; amino-acid sequence: MARTKQTARKSTGGKAPRKQLATKAARKSAPSTGGVKKPHRYRPGTVALREIRRYQKSTELLIRKLPFQRLVREIAQDFKTDLRFQSAAIGALQEASEAYLVGLFEDTNLCAIHAKRVTIMPKDIQLARRIRGERA